The following DNA comes from Myxococcus fulvus.
GACGACGATGGAGGAGCGGGCGCCGATGACGGTGGCTCGACGGGAGACGGAGGCACGGGAACTCCAGACGCGGGCTCCGGCGAGGAGGACGCGGGAAGCTGCGAGCCCCCTGCGGCGGTGCGCGAATCCCTCCTGGTCCCCGGGCTGAACAATCCGCGAAGGCTGGCGGTGGACGCGACCGACATCTACATCGCCGAGTCGCACTCGCTTCGTCCCAACCAGACAGAGGGCAACGGGCAGATCCTCCGGGTCCCCAGGTCGGGCGGCGATGCGGTGACGGTGGCGAAGGGCTTCTTCGTCCCCAACGCCATCGCTGTGAATGCGCAGTTCCTCTTCGTGTTGGACGAGACGGGATTGTGGCGCGTGGACAAGGCCACGGGGGCGCGCGGCACGGTGCCCATCGAGGCCTCGGTGCCAGATGTCATCTCCAGCGGGACGGACGTTCGCATCGGACGGCTGGCCGGGCGTGACTACGTCGTGGTGGCAACGGGAGCACGGCGGCTCGTGCGCGTGGACGCGACGGGGAGCGCCTCTTCATCACTCGTGCTCTACGAAGGACCCGCCGGCACCCAGGTCCGTGGTGCGCGCATCGACGGCACGGACGTGTGGTTCCTCGTGACAGGGAACACGGAGCCGGGTCTCTACCGCGTCCCGTTGGACCTGGAGACTCCAGCAGCGCGCGTGAACGCGAGCATCACCTCGGGCACCTCGCTGGAGCTGACGCCCACGCGATTCCTCATCACCGAGGGAGGCGGCGGCACGGGCCGTGTCCTCGCACTGCCGAGGGCCGGTGGCGAGGCACGCGTGCTCGCGGACGGGCTGCAGGGCCCCCTCTTCCCCGTCGAGTTGCACGGCGCCGTGTACTTCAAGGAGTCCGTGGCGGATGACGCGGGCTTCCTGCGCCGGGTGCGCGGGTGCCCGGCGAACACCACGGATTCCGTGGGCCCCGTGGGCACGGGCCCGGGTGGCCTCATCGTGGATGGAGACACGCTGCTCTTCACCTCGCAGGAGAGCGGCACCGGGGGTGCGGTCGGCCGCGTGCCCTGACGCGGACCCACCTCGCGTCGGTCCCATCGCCGCCAAGGCGCGTCAAGCCACCTGCCCTGACGCGGACCGGCCTCGCGTCGGTCCCGTCTTCCCCCAGGCGCCGCGGGCCGCAGGCCCTGATGCGCACCAGCCTTGCCTGGGGTCCGTCTGTAGCCTGGGCGCGGTAGTCCTTGTGCCCTGACGCGCGCACCAGCCTCGCGTTCGTTCCGTCCGCCCGAAGGACATGTGCCTTGATGCGCTGTCGGCAAGCGTCGGCCCTGCCCTCACGCGAGGCCCGGTGGGCCGCGAGCCCTGACGCGCACCAGCCACGCGTCGGCCTTGCCTTCACTGAGCTCGTGGGCACCTAAACGCACGTCCCCTCCCCCGCCAAAAACAACGGCCCCGGTGCCTCACACGAGGCAACCGGGGCCGAGGTCGGCTCACCCACCGCGTCCCCGAGCACGAAGCCCGGGGCGCGGAGCGTGGCTCAGTACTCCATGTCGTCGCCGCCGTAGTCCGGCATCCCGCCGCCGGCGCCGCCGGCCTTGGACTTGCCCTTCGGACGCTCGGCCACCATGGCCTCGGTGGTCAAGAGCAGCGAGGCGACGGACGCGGCGTTCTGCAGCGCGGTGCGCTCCACCTTCGTCGGGTCGATGACGCCGGCCTTCTCCAGGTCCTCGTAGGTGTCCGTGCGGGCGTTGTAGCCGAACGCGCCCTTGCCCTCGCGCACCTTGTTGATGACCACGGCGCCCTCGACGCCCGCGTTGCTGGCGATCTTGCGCAGCGGCTCCTGCAGCGCGCGGCGGATGATGTCCACGCCGAAGTTCTGCTCACCACCCAGCTTCAGCGCCTCCAGCGCGCCCAGCGTGCGCAGGTACGCCACGCCGCCGCCCGGGACGATGCCCTCCTCGACGGCCGCGCGCGTCGCGTGCAGCGCGTCCTCGACGCGGGCCTTCTTCTCCTTCATCTCCGTCTCGGTCGCCGCGCCGACGTTGATGACGGCCACGCCGCCCACCAGCTTCGCCAGACGCTCCTGGAGCTTCTCGCGGTCGTAGTCGCTCGTCACCGTGTCCATCTGCCCACGGATGAGCTTGATGCGACCCTCGATCTCCTCCTTCTTGCCGTTGCCATCGACGATGGTGGTGTTGTCCTTGTCCACCGTGATGCGCTTGGCGCGGCCCAGCTCGGCGAGCGTCAGCTTCTCGTACGTGTGGCCCAGGTCCTCGCTCACCACCATGCCGCCCGTCAGCGTGGCGATGTCCTTGAGCATCTCCTTGCGACGGTCACCGAAGCCTGGCGCCTTCACCGCCGCCACGTTCAGCACGCCGCGGATCTTGTTCACCACGAGCGTGGCCAGCGCCTCGCCCTCGATGTCGTCCGCGATGATGAGCAGGGGCTTCCCGGAGCGCGCGACCTGCTCGAGGATGGGAATCATGTCCTGCATCGAGGAGATCTTCTTCTCGCTGATGAGGATGTAGGGGTCGTCGACCACGACCTCCATGCGCTCGCGGTTCGTCACGAAGTACGGCGAGACGTAGCCGCGGTCGAACTGCATGCCTTCCACCACGTCGAGCGTCGTCTCAAGGCCCTTGGCCTCCTCGACGGTGATGACGCCCTCCTTGCCCACCTTCTCCATCGCGTCCGCGATGATGGTGCCGATGGTCTCATCCCCGTTCGCGGAGATGGTGCCCACCTGAGCGATCTCCTTCTTGTCGGAGGTCGGCTTGGAGATCTTCTTGAGCTCCTCCACCACCACCTCGACGGCCTTGTCGATGCCGCGCTTGAGGTCCATCGGGCTGTGGCCGGCGGCCACCAGCTTCAGGCCCTCCTCGTAGATGGCGCGCGCGAGCACCGTCGCCGTCGTCGTGCCGTCGCCCGCCTTGTCGGAGGTCTTGGACGCGACCTCCTTCACCATCTGCGCGCCCATGTTCTCGAACTTGTTCTCGAGATCGATCTCCTTGGCGACGGTGACGCCGTCCTTGGTGATGGTGGGCGAGCCGAAGCTCTTCTCGATGACCACGTTGCGGCCCTTGGGACCGAGCGTCACCGCGACCGCATCTGCCAGCGTACGAACGCCGCGCAGGATGGCCTCACGGGCGGACTGGTGGAAGAAAATCTCCTTCGCTGCCATCGCAACCTCCTGAAGTTACTTGGAATTTTCGTGGGTACAACACAGGCCGTTAGCACTCGGCCCTGGCGAGCGCCAACATAAGGGGCGCGCCAACGATGTCAACCGAGAAGGGCGGACGTGTGGGCGAGCGGACGGCCCGCCACGTCCTTGGGACGGGGGCGGCCGGGGCTACTCGGCGAAGCGCACCAGCGTCAGGAGCTGCCCCATGTCCAGGGGCTTGTTGAGGGTGAGGGCCACGCCCTTGCGCAGGCCCTTCTCGGTGACGTTCCCGTCGGTGCTGGCCGTCATCAGGAGCACCGGGATGGCCTGGAAGCGGGGGTCGGCCTTGAGCATCTCCGTGAAGGCGATGCCATCCAGGTGGGGCATGATGTAGTCCGTGATGACCATGCCCACCTCGTTGCGCTCCATGATGTCGAGCGCCTGGAGGGCGTCGGACGCCGAGTACACGGTGTACCCATGCATCTCCAGGAAGCGAGAGAGCAAGGTGCACAGCTCGAGATCGTCGTCGACGACAAGGATGTTCACAGGACGGAATGCCGCACCAACAGGGCGCTGAACCGTAACAGCCGCCCCTGTCGTTGACAACGCACAGCGGGCCTTCTTATGAGCCGGGCCATGGAGAAGCGGACCGGGAAGGCATCGGGGTCGGGGGACCCGAGGGTGCGGTTGGAGGCGGTGGCGGACGCCTTCGAGGCGGGCGATTTCGAGGGCGCCCTGGGACAGGTGGAGGGTCTGCTTTCGGACGCGCCGGAGCTGCCGGAGGCCCTGCACTACCGGGCCGCGGCCCTCACGGAGCTGGGGCGCCTGGAGGAGGCCGGCCGCGCCTTCGGCCTGGCGCTGAAGGCCGCCCCCGAGGACCTGGAAATCCTGCTGGGCGCCGCGGACTGCCTGGTGTGCCGGGCGGGCGAGGACCGCGAGGCGGTGGAGGAGGGCCTGGAGCTGTGTGCTCGGGGCAAGCGCCTGGCGCAGCGAGAGCAGGACGTGGAGATGCTCTACGAGTTCCTGCTCCTGGAGGGCATGGGGCTCAACCAGATGGGCGAGTGCGAGCAGGCCCTGGTGAGCCTGGACGCGGCGCTCGGGCACATGCCGCGCTCGGTGGACGCGAGGCTGGAGCGGGGCATCGCCCTGTTCGAGCTGTGCCGCTTCGACGACGCGCGCGGCGCCTTCGAGGCGGTGCTCAAGGACATGCCGGACGAGCCCTGGGCGCACCACTACCTGGGGCTGATGGCGGAGCGGCGCGGGGACGAGAAGGAGGCGAAGAAGCGCTTCGCGCGGGCGCAGGCGCTGGTGCCCGAGGAGTTCCCTCCCCCGGTGGCGCTGGGCGAGGCGGAGTTCGACCGCGCGGTGGAGGACGCGGTGAAGGCGCTGCCCCAGCACGCCAAGCAGTACCTGGACAACGTCACCATCGCGGTGGAGGACATCCCGTCGGATGAGGACCTGCTGGGGCAGGACCCTCCCCTGTCACCGAGCATCCTCGGCGTGTTCCGCGGGACGCCCGTGGGTGAGCGCAGCGTGACGAGCGCATATGACCACCTCACCGCGTCCATCGTGCTCTACCAGAAGAACCTGGAGCGCTTCGCGAAGACGCGCGAGGAGCTCATCGAGCAGATTGGAATCACCGTGATGCACGAGGTCGGTCACCTCATGGGGTTGGACGAGGACGACCTGTGGCAGCGGGGGCTGGACTGACGGTGGCCGTGCGCGGCTCTTTCATGGCGGCGAGCGTCTGGCGGATGCCCTCTGCGTAGGGCGTCTTGGGGACGTCCCCGAGCAGGTGGCGCAGCTCCGAGTCGTCCATGAGCACGGGAGTGGTGAGCAGGTAGTGCATCTCCACGAGCTCGCGCATGAACGGGTCGAACAGGCCGATGAAGCGGACCATCCCCTTCCCCATCGTGGAGAGCTTCATGGGGCGGCCGAGCTGTCGGTACGCCTCCGCGATCATCTCTCGCTGGGTGGTGACGCCGGCGCCGGCGAGGTTCCAGGAGCGGCCGTAAGCGCGGGGTTCGTCCATGAGCTTGAGGACGATGGGGCCCACGTCGGGGACGAAGATGAACTCGTGGGGTGGGTCGATGGGGCCGATGAGCTGGGCGCGCTTGCCGGCGAGGGCGGCGACGAAGGCGCGGTGGAGGAAGCTGCGCTCGACGTGGGGGCCGTAGAAGTCGGGCAGGCGGAGGATGGTGGCCTGGATGCGGCCGGCGGCATGCTCGGCGAGGAGGAGGTCCTCCTGTTCCTTGCGCATGCGGCCCTTGAAGGAGTTGGGCTCGCGCGGATGGTCATCGCGCACGGGCGTGGTGCGAGGCAGACCGTACGGATAGACGGTGCCGATGAGGACCACGTGCTTGACGCCCTCGGCGATGGCGCCGTCGAGCGTCTTTCGCATGAGTTGCGGATGCAGGTGGAACTGCCAGTAGTTGACGCCCACCATGTAGATGAGGGTGTCCACGCCCCGGGCCGCCTCGCGGACGGAGGCCGGGTCGTCCGGGTTCCACGTCACGACCTCGGCGAGCGGGTCCGCGCCGAACTCGGACTCGAGTGAGCCCCGGGAGCGGCCGACCACCCGGTAGGGCCGTCCCTCGGCCTTCAACGCGTTGGCCACGCTCTGGCCGATGACTCCGGACGCTCCGAACAACGCCACCTTGCCTGCCATACCGGACTCCCTTTCGCGAACAGCGGAGACTTTATGAACACCGTTCACTGAACGCCGTTCATTTAATGGTGGTCGTTCTGGAGGTCAAGTCCTAGGGTGGTGGGTATGGGGATTTCGGAGCGGAAGGAGCGCCAGCGGGCGGAGTTGCGGGAGCACATCCTGCGGGTGGCGCGAGAGATGGTGGTGAAGGAGGGGTTCGGAGCGCTGTCGATGCGCAAGCTGGCGGACGCGGTGGAGTACGCGCCGGCGACGCTGTACCTGCACTTCGAGAACCGGGAGGCGATAGCCCGGGAGCTGTGCATCCGGGGGTTCGAGGAGTTCCTGGCGAAGCTGGAGCCTGCGGCGGTGGAGCCCGAGCCGCTGGCGAGGCTGAAGGTGATGTCGGCGGCCTATGTGGCGTTCGGCCTGGAGCATCCGGAGACCTACCGGCTCATCTTCATGGAAGACCCCAAGTTGTCGACGGCGCTGTTCCAGGGCCAGCGGGATGGGGCGGGGGCCCGCTCCTTCGGCCTGCTGGCGAGCGTGTTCGAGGACCTGAAGTCAGCCGGGAGGCTGGCGACGGAGGCACAGCCCGCGAAGCTCGCGGAGATGCTGTGGGCGGGGCTGCACGGGATTGTGAGCCTGAAGCTGACCTGCGCCGCGTTCACGGAGACGACCGCGGAGATGCTGCGGGACACGTTGCTGGAGACGCTGGTGCACGGGCTGCCGGGGCTGAAGCCGGCCCGTGGCGCACGCGCGCGTTGACGGGTGCGGGGATGGCCGGCACTAATCAGAGGCGGT
Coding sequences within:
- a CDS encoding response regulator, producing the protein MNILVVDDDLELCTLLSRFLEMHGYTVYSASDALQALDIMERNEVGMVITDYIMPHLDGIAFTEMLKADPRFQAIPVLLMTASTDGNVTEKGLRKGVALTLNKPLDMGQLLTLVRFAE
- a CDS encoding metallopeptidase family protein: MEKRTGKASGSGDPRVRLEAVADAFEAGDFEGALGQVEGLLSDAPELPEALHYRAAALTELGRLEEAGRAFGLALKAAPEDLEILLGAADCLVCRAGEDREAVEEGLELCARGKRLAQREQDVEMLYEFLLLEGMGLNQMGECEQALVSLDAALGHMPRSVDARLERGIALFELCRFDDARGAFEAVLKDMPDEPWAHHYLGLMAERRGDEKEAKKRFARAQALVPEEFPPPVALGEAEFDRAVEDAVKALPQHAKQYLDNVTIAVEDIPSDEDLLGQDPPLSPSILGVFRGTPVGERSVTSAYDHLTASIVLYQKNLERFAKTREELIEQIGITVMHEVGHLMGLDEDDLWQRGLD
- a CDS encoding TetR/AcrR family transcriptional regulator, translating into MGISERKERQRAELREHILRVAREMVVKEGFGALSMRKLADAVEYAPATLYLHFENREAIARELCIRGFEEFLAKLEPAAVEPEPLARLKVMSAAYVAFGLEHPETYRLIFMEDPKLSTALFQGQRDGAGARSFGLLASVFEDLKSAGRLATEAQPAKLAEMLWAGLHGIVSLKLTCAAFTETTAEMLRDTLLETLVHGLPGLKPARGARAR
- the groL gene encoding chaperonin GroEL (60 kDa chaperone family; promotes refolding of misfolded polypeptides especially under stressful conditions; forms two stacked rings of heptamers to form a barrel-shaped 14mer; ends can be capped by GroES; misfolded proteins enter the barrel where they are refolded when GroES binds); its protein translation is MAAKEIFFHQSAREAILRGVRTLADAVAVTLGPKGRNVVIEKSFGSPTITKDGVTVAKEIDLENKFENMGAQMVKEVASKTSDKAGDGTTTATVLARAIYEEGLKLVAAGHSPMDLKRGIDKAVEVVVEELKKISKPTSDKKEIAQVGTISANGDETIGTIIADAMEKVGKEGVITVEEAKGLETTLDVVEGMQFDRGYVSPYFVTNRERMEVVVDDPYILISEKKISSMQDMIPILEQVARSGKPLLIIADDIEGEALATLVVNKIRGVLNVAAVKAPGFGDRRKEMLKDIATLTGGMVVSEDLGHTYEKLTLAELGRAKRITVDKDNTTIVDGNGKKEEIEGRIKLIRGQMDTVTSDYDREKLQERLAKLVGGVAVINVGAATETEMKEKKARVEDALHATRAAVEEGIVPGGGVAYLRTLGALEALKLGGEQNFGVDIIRRALQEPLRKIASNAGVEGAVVINKVREGKGAFGYNARTDTYEDLEKAGVIDPTKVERTALQNAASVASLLLTTEAMVAERPKGKSKAGGAGGGMPDYGGDDMEY
- a CDS encoding SDR family oxidoreductase; this translates as MAGKVALFGASGVIGQSVANALKAEGRPYRVVGRSRGSLESEFGADPLAEVVTWNPDDPASVREAARGVDTLIYMVGVNYWQFHLHPQLMRKTLDGAIAEGVKHVVLIGTVYPYGLPRTTPVRDDHPREPNSFKGRMRKEQEDLLLAEHAAGRIQATILRLPDFYGPHVERSFLHRAFVAALAGKRAQLIGPIDPPHEFIFVPDVGPIVLKLMDEPRAYGRSWNLAGAGVTTQREMIAEAYRQLGRPMKLSTMGKGMVRFIGLFDPFMRELVEMHYLLTTPVLMDDSELRHLLGDVPKTPYAEGIRQTLAAMKEPRTATVSPAPAATGRPRPTP
- the sinM gene encoding signal integration modulator SinM; the encoded protein is MRLALLSVLLLGVACSSDKPPVQGEPDASGPVDSGSDAGSDAGSDDDGGAGADDGGSTGDGGTGTPDAGSGEEDAGSCEPPAAVRESLLVPGLNNPRRLAVDATDIYIAESHSLRPNQTEGNGQILRVPRSGGDAVTVAKGFFVPNAIAVNAQFLFVLDETGLWRVDKATGARGTVPIEASVPDVISSGTDVRIGRLAGRDYVVVATGARRLVRVDATGSASSSLVLYEGPAGTQVRGARIDGTDVWFLVTGNTEPGLYRVPLDLETPAARVNASITSGTSLELTPTRFLITEGGGGTGRVLALPRAGGEARVLADGLQGPLFPVELHGAVYFKESVADDAGFLRRVRGCPANTTDSVGPVGTGPGGLIVDGDTLLFTSQESGTGGAVGRVP